One region of Quercus lobata isolate SW786 chromosome 2, ValleyOak3.0 Primary Assembly, whole genome shotgun sequence genomic DNA includes:
- the LOC115974289 gene encoding uncharacterized protein LOC115974289 codes for MSVATAKPVSETRSILGPAGNRVRVSEEPKRKSDTNTIKKPQRPRNPVPVPKIPEPVVRNNGSVDSSCSLDSSSSGGSSAKKSASSTKSVRRVGLKAAKVVPDNVVSATLSPPKISGPPKRCDWITTHSDPNYTSFHDEEWGVPVYDDGKLFELLVFSQALAELSWPAILNKRDTFRKLFENFDPSTIAQFTEKKLMSLKVNGSLLLSEPKLRAVVENAKQMLKVQQEFGSFSNYCWSFVNHKPIRNGFRYARQVPVKTPKADHISKDLMQRGFRCVGPTVVYSFMQVAGIVNDHLLTCFRYQECNSNLKKDLKPKIEDTQVLTDALENTC; via the exons ATGTCTGTTGCTACTGCTAAACCGGTTTCCGAAACCCGGTCCATTCTCGGACCGGCGGGGAACAGAGTTAGGGTTTCGGAAGAACCGAAGCGGAAATCCGACACCAATACTATAAAGAAGCCACAGCGTCCGAGAAATCCGGTGCCGGTTCCGAAAATTCCAGAACCGGTCGTGCGGAACAACGGCTCCGTCGACAGCTCGTGCTCCTTGGACTCTTCTTCCAGCGGCGGTTCCTCGGCCAAGAAATCGGCGAGTTCTACGAAGTCTGTAAGGCGTGTAGGGCTTAAGGCTGCGAAGGTTGTTCCTGATAACGTTGTTTCGGCTACATTGTCGCCGCCGAAGATTTCGGGTCCTCCTAAACGCTGCGATTGGATAACAACTCATTCTG ACCCAAATTATACTTCTTTCCATGATGAGGAATGGGGGGTTCCAGTTTATGATGATGGGAAACTGTTTGAGCTACTTGTCTTTTCACAAGCATTAGCAGAATTAAGCTGGCCAGCAATTCTTAACAAGAGAGACACATTCAG GAAACTTTTTGAGAATTTTGACCCATCAACCATCGCACAGTTTACTGAGAAGAAGTTGATGTCCCTGAAAGTAAATGGCAGCCTGTTGCTATCTGAACCAAAGCTCCGTGCAGTTGTAGAAAATGCTAAACAAATGCTCAAG GTTCAGCAGGAGTTTGGCTCCTTCAGTAATTATTGCTGGAGCTTTGTGAACCACAAGCCAATAAGAAATGGATTTCGTTATGCACGGCAAGTACCTGTCAAGACACCAAAAGCAGACCACATAAGCAAGGATTTGATGCAGAGAGGCTTCCGTTGTGTCGGGCCCACTGTTGTTTATTCATTCATGCAAGTAGCAGGAATCGTCAATGACCATCTCTTAACATGCTTCAGATACCAGGAATGTAATTCGAATCTCAAGAAGGATTTGAAACCCAAGATTGAGGATACACAGGTACTGACTGATGCTCTGGAGAATACATGCTAA
- the LOC115974287 gene encoding protein BRASSINAZOLE-RESISTANT 1-like, translated as MTSDGATSATVTRRKPSWRERENNRRRERRRRAIAAKIFTGLRAQGNFNLPKHCDNNEVLKALCVEAGWTVEEDGTTYRKGCRPPPIDFVGTSTKITPYSSQNPSPLSSSFPSPIPSYQVSPSSSSFPSPSRNDANNSSFLIPLLRNAIPLSLPPLRISNSAPVTPPLSSPTSRNAKPIPNWESIAKESMASFSYPFGAISAPASPTHRQLHTPATIPECDESDSSTIDSCQWLNFQTYMLSTSTVPTSPTFNLMRPVAQQIITNKSINEMGRSTEFDFGGGQVKPWVGEKIHEVGLDDLELTLGSGKAKI; from the exons ATGACGTCAGATGGGGCGACGTCAGCGACGGTGACACGGAGGAAGCCGtcgtggagagagagagagaacaatagGAGGAGAGAGAGGAGGAGGAGAGCTATAGCGGCGAAGATATTTACTGGGCTTAGAGCTCAAGGAAACTTCAATTTGCCAAAACACTGTGATAACAATGAAGTCTTGAAGGCTCTTTGTGTTGAAGCTGGTTGGACTGTTGAAGAAGATGGTACCACTTATCGCAAG GGATGCAGGCCACCTCCAATAGATTTTGTAGGCACTTCCACCAAAATCACACCATACTCTTCCCAAAATCCGAGTCCACTATCGTCATCCTTTCCGAGCCCTATTCCATCATACCAAGTCAGTCCATCCTCCTCTTCCTTTCCTAGCCCATCTCGTAATGATGCCAACAATTCCTCTTTCCTCATTCCATTGCTGCGGAATGCCATTCCTTTGTCTCTTCCTCCTCTCCGAATCTCAAACAGCGCCCCTGTAACCCCTCCCCTCTCATCACCAACTTCAAGAAATGCTAAGCCAATCCCCAATTGGGAATCCATTGCCAAAGAATCCATGGCCTCCTTTAGTTACCCGTTTGGTGCTATTTCTGCCCCAGCAAGCCCAACTCACCGTCAGCTTCATACTCCAGCTACTATACCTGAATGTGATGAGTCTGATTCATCCACCATTGATTCTTGTCAATGGTTGAACTTCCAAACGTATATGCTTTCAACATCTACAGTCCCAACCTCTCCAACCTTTAATCTTATGAGACCTGTTGCTCAGCAAATTATAACCAACAAATCAATCAATGAGATGGGGAGAAGTACAGAGTTCGACTTTGGAGGTGGACAGGTTAAGCCATGGGTTGGAGAGAAGATTCACGAGGTAGGATTGGATGATCTGGAGCTCACACTTGGAAGTGGGAAGGCTAAGATTTAG